aagtttaaaataatgaaaatcgttatatcataacatgttttagaaaggtaaaatcatatatgacacataacaggtttcaagtttctAAATCatcgtttgttggtgaagcataagataagtccaatggttaattaaatgtatgaaataatttaatgtaaaacgttgatttacttaacttgtcaatatccaacatctaagttatttacactacacgttcttactttcacattaaacaaaatgaaagttataataattatcttatcacAGTCACGGGGAAATATTGAAAATCAAACAGAATCTCCACTAGCCCTTGTCTAGTTcttgttaattgacacatttgatcttacttgtaaatcactttcttaaatcatagtggacctcataacagagacccgtaatcataatcacaatgtatttgatatttcaatcatttgatatttcttttaattccgtcgataaatatattgaaactaatacgtgtatgtaaagtattatacatctaatactttattaacgttttcaattactataacaatatattatatatatatatatatatatatatatatatatatatatatatatatatatatatatatatatacatatctatacataaatgttcgtgaatcatcgagcagtcgaagggtaattgattacatgaacacagttcaacgttttttgaaatttcaacattacagactttgcttatcgtgtcggaacatataaagattaagtttaaatttggtcggaaatttccgggtcatcacaccatcaCCAACCAAACGAGCTTTATATCGCTCAAAAGAACCATTAGAACGAAATTTATGTTTAAAAATCCACATAGAACGAATAACATGCATATGTGGGAGGTACCAAAATCCATGTTTTATTATCAACAAGTGCTTTGTATTCATCGGTCATGGCATGGTGCCAATTAGGATTGGTCAAGGCTTGTTTTGGGTTTGAAGGAAGTGGATAAAGATTGGAAGTAGATGCGGAAAGATTAAATGGGACACGCGGTTTATCAATGCCTTGCATAGCGCAAGTCGTCATGGTGCGAGTAGGTTGAGTGGTATTGACAGTAGGGGAGTTAGAAGTTGACGAAGTAGTAGGACTAGCTGGAGAGGTAGACGTAATATTGTATGTATCAGTAGGGGATGGAGAATTAATAGATGGTGTAATATTATAGGTATCAGTAGGAGTATTATGAGCATGATCTGTAGATGGAGTTGGGTCACGAAGTGGACTAGTTTGCGAATTTGGGCCTGGAGTGGTATTAGGTATTGGACTGGATGGTGTTGGGCTAGTGGTTGGTACGTTTGTTGGAGGAGAGTTATAGAAAATTGGATTAAAAGTATCAGTAAATGCTTTGTATGTAGAGGTGTTTGTGGTGTGAGACGCAAACAGGAGAGAGGTTTCATCGAATATTACATGTCGGGAAATTATGATCTTTTTAGTGGATAGATCGTAACATTTATAGCCATGATGATTGGTAGGAAACCCAAGGAAGACGCAGGGAGTAGATCGAGGTTGAAGCTTGTTAATTTTTGTAGAAGGAATGAGTGGATAGCAAAGGCAACCGAAGACTCGAAGGTGATCATAGGTAGGGATGCGGTGATATAAGAGTTGAGTTGGAGATAAGTTTTTAAGAAGTTTATTTAGTAGAATATTTAGTAGATAAGTTGCATGTTGAAGTGCGTGAGGCCAGAAGTTGGAAGGGACGCCAGATTGTGAAAGAATGGTGCGGATAATATTGTTGATTGCTCTTATTTTTCGTTCGGCTTTACCATTTTGAGAAGATGTGTAAGGACATGAGAAACGGATAACCATGCCATTGGCGGCACAGAATTGATGAAAGTTTGTGTTGTTATATTCGGTGTCATTGTCACATTGAAAAGTTTTTATATGTATACCGAATTGGGTTTTGACGAATTTATGAAAATTAGTAAAGATAGAAAAAAACTTTTGATTTATTGGATAGTGGAAATGTCCAAAGAAAATTGGTTTTATCGTCAAGTAGAAGCATATAATAACGATGACCATTATGGCTAACAATTGGTGAAATCCATAAGTTACTATGAAGTATGTCGAAGGGAGAATGAGTAATGTTGGACGAATTATACAATGGTAAACGCACATGTTTTCCAAAAACACAAACTtgacaaatattatttttattactaggatTACAAGGAATGTAATTTATATTACTAAGAGAACGAAAAATATTAGCGCCTGGATGACCTAGATGCTTGTGCCATAAATTTGAAGATGAAACGGAAAAAGCTGAATGAGTTGAGAAAGCTTGCATCAAGGAAGGTTGAAACGGATAGAGATCACCGGTGCTGTTGCATCGTGTTATTGGGGTACCCTTTAGAAAATCCTTCACAATAAAATCAAACGGATCAAATTCAATAGAAATATTATTATCTTTAGAAAGATAGCGAACAGAGATTAAGTTTATAATTAAATGAGATGAGTAAAGAACATTATTTAAATGTAATGGACGAGTAGGAGGAGAAGGAAGGAGAGTATGACCGTATCCTTGAATTGGCAATCCATTTCCATCACCTACAATAATACGTTTAGAGCAATATGTTGGATAATAAAACATAAATTTACCGTGGTTGTTGGTCATGTGAGAGGTAGCGCCCGTGTCTAAGTACCAATTGTCATCGGGTGGGTTGAGACTCATTGTGTGCATAGCTGCGTCAATGTCAGTAGGCTGCGATAACACAGAAGAAGCATAATTAGCATTGGGTCGTGTGCCCAAAAGACCAAGCTGCTGGTTGCTAGCTGGTGGGCGTGTCCACGTAGTAATGGGAAACGGCCAAGGGGGTAAAGCCCAAGTGTTGTTATTATTCCACGCCTAATTATGAGGACTCCATGGACTGTACTGACCAATTGTATTGTGACCCAAATTAAACCCGGAACTAGATGCACCAGAATAAGATCTTCCTCTGCCCCTATTTCCAAACGAATTTCTACCTCTATTTCCTCGATACACACCTCGACCCCGATTGTTAGAAGAACGATTAGACGAATTGTTGTGTGGCGATTGATTGGTGATGCCGGTAGTCGATACGAGTGTGGTGGCGTCGGTGGAAGCAGCCTGAGCAGCGAGTTTTTGTGTGTGGGTTTCTTCATGGATAAGCATGGATCTGGCTTCATTGAATGAGGGTAGTTTCTCACTATGAGAGATGATGGAACGAAGGCTGGCGTAGCTTTCATTGAGACCTGTTACGAGTTGTAGCACCAAATGATCCTCTTCAATTGCAGGTCCAAAGTTCCCTAATTAATCGGCTAAGATTTCAAGTTCTTGACAATATGAAGATGCATCGGAAAATTATCAATACGTGTGTTGGCGAATTGATGTTGTAGATGAATGGCACGTGAGTTTTTGTTGTCTTCAAACATACCCTTTAATCGGTCCCAAGCTTGTTGGGCCGTTGATTCCTCTTTGAACACGGTATGGAGAAGATCGAGAGAAATCGTTCCGTAAATCCATTGCAGAACGATAGCGTCGAGTCGTTCCCAAGAGGGTGTTTGTGCATGTGGTGGAGAGGTTTGAGTGACGGAGGATGAAGCGTCAGAGGTAGCAGGAATGATATGATCGAGAACCTCATAAGCTCGACAGTGATTCTTAAACAAACTCGACCAAAAAGAGTATTGACTCTTTTCCATCTCAAGTGTAATAGGTATGAAATTTTTAATGTTGTTAAGCCCACTCACTTCATTTTTAGATGGTTTAtataattttgatttttcaaaaaTTCTTTGCATGGAGAAGTTGAGTTCTTCACCATTACACTTGAGATGGAAAAGAGTCACCCTCTTAAACCACTCACTTCAAATTTCATCACCATTTCTTCACCCAAACTCAACTTCTCCATGCAAAGAAtttttgaaaaatcaaaattataTAAATCATCTAAAAATGGAGTTTTCTCTGAATTCTCCCTCTATTATAAAGTGTTTAACTTGCCtcgtatatataaaaaaagatatgAAATCTACACTTAAAGAAGTTATCTCTAAGATTGGAATCTAGATCTTATagggtgctagatcacctaaccacctaagaccttCCAAGTCTGGGATTGATTGATCGATGTTCGTCACACGAATCAAAGAAGTTACTATCTTAAAGTAAAGAgatcaaatacatatatatatatatatatatatatatatatatatatatatatatatatatatatatatatatatatacgcgaaTTTGCTTCCGAAGTCGAGCAGTCTCAATTTCACTACAGGATTTTAGAATGAATGCTGGGCTGGGCCACCTCGAATGGCATGAGCCGCATGCGGGGAGACCCGCACGTACGGTTTTTAGGGGGATCTGGTCGAAAGACCGGCCGGTGCCCACCCGACTAGAGGGActgagaaatatatatatatatatatatatatatatatatatatatatatatatatatatatatatatatacacacacacacacacatacatatatgcgAGTAGCTAGTTGTAACATCCTCAACTAGGCTTTAAGGTTACAAATTGCCCTTAAGTTGTGTTGCATTATTATatgcttttttttaattaatacttattattattattatttaatgatgtggttaggaccagtttgtgacaagggtaacagaacatatttgtttatttaaattggacttcgtttgggtcgccaaatgatgtacaaaagatatcaaataactgataaatacccgtgtgtcgcacagtgtgggaattaaccaCAATTTAGTGACTAGTGCTGCTTCTCTCATCTCATTTCTAGACTTTTCCAAACACACACACCGTTCTTCATCTCTTCCAACTACCAAAATCCAAATCttaaatccttgttcttgagctcaaatttttcttattatcttgttccttgtgatttactgagtctatcaaggtaagaatcaaaacATTTCATGTTTTAATCTTTGAGAATTTTGGGTTTTTGTGTAattttttacaaagtgtgtaatttgggtcaaaatgattagatttgatgttgttttagTCAAAATctcgtgggtttatgtttctacatgtttagtgtcttcgatttagtcagttttgaggtcgtaatcgaggtctagagcaagaattggttgattttgggtgaaacccgtagcCTTGTTCATCAACACcagcagataaacacagtcggccgagtgtctcctgacactcgaccgaccgactcgaccatcgaccgagtgtgtatgacccatggccgagtgtgtctgtgagagaccatctaccgagtgtgtatgacccacggtagagtgtgtctgtgagagaccatcggccGAGTGACTAGACAGTCGGCCGAATGAGTTTAGACAGTCGGCCGAATGAGTTTAGACAATCGACCGACTGtctatgacagtcgaccgagtgtctttcgtagtgaaatattttactaaatgTTGATTTTtaaccgttatgctgcccgtttgtatattgatgTTCAGGGTGTAAATTTTGaagaagtgttaagcaaaaaattttagcgagcgctttttgatacaaaaatttctgtattgtgttgtttggtgttaacgaacagaaactaacttgatttgccttatgttcaggtgataaggataaggaagccgctcagtagtagattatctgagctggttactggtatttggtgagtgggactaactggagtatatagtatagagtagcgtgttatattatgattgacatgcttgttagatatacttgttACTATGGTAGTTAGTATGttttgatgactgcatgttagttgatgcttgtctgttggagcccagtgcgtccctattgtgtagtagcctcggtaggagagatcaacatgtgggttgggttcctcatgtagtagcctagacaatcgcggtgtatatatgtgtgaatgacgcgtctgtcgcgtatagattatgtatatacatacggtggtggaggaacttctggtaaaccccagtctgatcaactggtggttaatggtttggctgagcgccagagtctctgtagacggtacttgggtgatgtttgtgtgttagtttttgcgacatgattagtataacggtTCCTgtgtactattgcctgtagttagtcgtactcacttagcttcgtgctaattcccctccatctcctccctgcaggttgatagcttttgtagatagtgctttttgggagaagacgggcaagatgatgttatgtttgacacggttaactctgatgtggtcttttataatttgaaccgtgtacttttgaaaaacagaatgtaattacgtcttttccagttaaatatgtaatttgttttaataacacgtgacatcggtttgtacaaatgtttaTTACCATTTATATCGTATTTGTTTAAtagaatgcttccgccacgtataaaaaaaattaaaaaaaaattagcggtgtcacactaGTTTAATCAAATAAAAAGGTAAGAAGAAGGAGAGGAAATCAGAACTCTAGATAGACTAAGCTATGCTTAGTACGCATCATGTCAAAAGATCCAATACCCCTCAGAACCCTGAAACTTcacgaatatatatacatatatatatatatatatatatatatatatatatatatatatatataatcaagagggaagcacattttggggggaagtaatttttttttgtttttttaaaaaaaaaatttcaggcatcaagatcacatgaaaatatgaacatttaaaaaagacactttgtgatgaatgttattattttggcggtaaaacgctcgaagaaaaaaacgaAAAcactcaatgcattgaatgttttgattctgagtttttttaagaggttggaaattagggtttaaaaattagagtttaaaagttagggggttaaaacttagggtttagctattagggtttagaaattaaggtttagagtttagattgaatattttaacacgaacggtttagagtttagggtttagggtttatgacttaacccaaaacactaaaccctaaactctaaatcaggctaaattttgaaaaaaacacttcacacaagatgaaaacaaaatgatgcaaataaactgagaatcaaaacattcaatgcattgaatgttttcatttttttcttcgaacgttttaccgccaaaataataatattcggCACAAAGTGTCTGTttcaaatgttcatatttttacctaattttgatgtctgaaaaaaattcgaaaaaaaccaaaatttaaaaaaacaaattacttccccccaaaaaCAGAATATATAACTTCGAAAAGTCAAATATTCAAAGCTCCATAACCTCCACAAAAAATACCACCCTCCACCTCTTATTCTGATTATGGTCGATATTTAGACATTGTACCTACTTAGGTGGTGGAGATTCGATTCTCGATCAAACAAATGACGATAAATGCAGACATTACTGGCTAATCGAGCGCACCCCCAAATATTAGAATAGTTCACCCTAAACACTTATCTGAGGAGTGAACACCGATGATATTAGTTTAGTCATGTATATTCTACGCTTGTGAGAATTGGAAAGACAACCTAGGAAATGTCATATCTGATTAATAATAAGAAaagcatgttatttattttataaaacatagGGAACGAACGTAATGGTCTTCTGAGTCTTTATTTACTTAAAGTATTATCCACtttttgtttgaggacaagcaatgtctaAGTGTGGGATACTTGATATCaagtaaaaagtcatgtttttaccaacGATATCCGCTTGTATTCTACATGTTTTCAAGCAAAATACTTCATTAAATGCACTAATCCACTAAGTTTTCCTAAACAAGACTTTAAAATCTTACTTTGTGGAAAAGCTGTAAAAAGAGTCTATATTAGGATTTTATAACCCTAATTTCAGAGAACCGACCTAGAAGACCATCACAAGAGCTCAAAATAACTAACCAGAGATGCTAGCACTTATTCAAGTCAAGTATATGAAGATCTAACAAGAACCTAGAAGCCCGTCTGATTCATATACAAAGATCAACAGGTTTCAAGACTTACACGCACTAAACCCTAATCTCACAGAACTTCAAATACTACCATACGGAACCTCCATAGATGATTCAGGGGGATGTGTGTGACTAATATCAGTCTAAGGAACCTCAAGAAAGAGCCTTTGCTGAATTTTAAGCCAGAACGTATACCGGTGCTTACCAAACAATCAAGAATCTGTATACGACAAACACGGAGTGCAAGCTCCCAACTGGCGACCCAGTTACTCAAAACTGGCAACCTAGTTAGGTAACTGGTGACCTAGTTACTTAAAATTAGCAACCCGGTTACTCAACTAGAGACTCAGTTCCTTATATTGGCGACTCAAAATCAGAAACCAGCGACTCAAAACTAAAACTGGCGACCCAGTTTTCAAAATTGGCGACCCATAAATGGAAACTGGCGACCCAGTTTCCAAAACTTGCAACCCAGTTAGTTAACTAGGGACCCTGGTTAAGAAAATTGGCGACTCGTGGTTAAGCAACAGGCGACTCGGCATCAAAACTGGCTACCAAGTTCACCTATAAAAGGGAGGCTTTAGACGTTCATTTTCATCATTCAGAAAACTCATAACTCTCTCTCGTTCCGAGTTTTCACCCTTCTTTTTCTCTCACAACACAATTCTGCAAGCTTAGGCTAGTTTAATATATTAGTGTGGGTCTTGTAAGCTCCTAAGAAACTGTCTATACTTCTTAGAGCAAGAGTTGGAGTCGGGTCTTATGTAATATTCGTCTATGAATAATACATAAGTGAATCAAGGTGATAGCAAGCATTGCAAGGATCGTCTTTAATCACTTGTAAGCTATTATATTAATACGTTTATATTATATTGCGATAATTAGACTTTATAATTAAAATAATTGTTATATGTTTTcttataataattactaatatatatatatatatatatatatatatatatatatatatatatatatatatatatattgttatagtaaTATCTATAAACAGCTAACCCGTAATATTCATTATTGAATATTACATATATATCtattaaataataaaatcattaatataacTTTTAAAGTACGAACTATAAACCTTAATAAAACTATTGGAAACTATTTTATACGCTTAAAGTTAATCAACTAAAATTCTGGCTCACGATTACCCTTTCCAAATGTTTGTGTGGTTAACGGTTTACTCAAATTTAAAACGATAAAAATCTTATTTAAACACGTTAATTATCTTGGTTAGCATCTCGGGTGAGTTTGAAGAAATTATATTTGCATAATTACGGAAGGACCTGGCTGGCCATATCGGTCGAGACAAACAGCTTGATTGTAAATGAAGTCTTTTAGTTGTGTACATATATAACTAATCAGTTAAAGACATTGCACTCTATTTTCTTCCACCGTTTAGACCAAAGAACTTAATACAAAGACGTTAAGTATATTTAATAGTTCGTATGTTTTCTAAAAACATTTACTAAACACTATTGTTAAGACAGGGCTCCGTCTTATTCGGATAACCTTATTGAAGGCTATTTGTACTCTATAAGGGTGCGGCGTCGGGGATAGGTAAGTTACCCTACGGTCAGAATCACCCTTGGCTTAAAGATACCAGTGACATCCTTAATTGGAACCGGACCAATTATAGAGGGCTTTAAGTTCACAACATGTTTTAATAAAATAGAAATCATCTCCGATAGTATcaaataaaacttataaaagatATACACTATAgaagtttaatatatatatctatccctagctatatatatatatatatatatatatatatatatatatatatatatatatatatatatatatatatacatatatatatatatatatatatatatatatatatatatatatatacatatatatatatatacatatataactaatCAGTTAAAGACATTGCACTCTATTTTCTTCCACCGTTTAGACCAAAGAACTTAATACAAAGACGTTAAGTATATTTAATAGTTCGTATGTTTTCTAAAAACATTTACTAAACACTATTGTTAAGACGGGGCTCCGTCTTATTCGGATAACCTTATTGAAGGCTGTTTGTACTCTATAAGGATGCGGCGTCGGGGACAGGTAAGTTATCCTACGGTCAGAATCACCCTTGGCTTAAAGATACCGGTGACATCCTTAATTGGAACCGGACCAATTAAAGAGGGCTTTAAGTTCACATCACATTTTAATAAAATAGAAATCATCTCCGATAGTATcaaataaaacttataaaagatATACACTATAGAAGTTTAATAGATATATCTATccctagctatatatatatatatatatatatatatatatatatatatatatatatatatattaagtattagTTAAGTAGGTAGGGATAAAACAGAAAACGCAACACAAAAATATCCAATAACtatattataatttagaaaaccagaAAAGTACTCACAAAAGTATAATAAAACATTAACTAAAATCTAGAATAAGAAACTTTGGAATTCTCGTGCAAACTGTTGAGTCGTGTGACGACCCTAGGTTATACTTGCGCTTTCTACTCATTAGATAACTGTGGGTATCAGCCCAGGCCTAGCTCTTATAAATATTAATACATCTAATGTACTCGTGCGACAAGTCTCGCTCTCTGAAAAGCTAAAACGCCCAGCTCTTCAAACGACCAGAGAGACGCAACCGGGACCGACCGTCCCGAGTAAAACCCAGGAGACCGTCTAGTTTACCTCACCATCCACCATCCATTCTTTCATCTAAATCGGGGAGAAAAACAACGACACGATCCGGGTGCATCAGCCACCGATCTTCGTATTGTCTGtacttgtatgctagttggtagataGCATGTTTGTGGTGTTGTTAATTGCATGTGTGATGGTTAAGCTATGTCTGTTAGATAGAATTCATTCACTTAGTGGTATGTTAATCCCTCACATTTCCactcttgcaggtttaggtactgttagTTAGGACGGGTGCaggtgttgaagacatgtttgaacgTGCGAACTCTGATGTGAACTTTTGTAAcctgtattttgtaataagtaacaccgtAGTGTATACTTAAACTTAATTACGTGGATTTATGTAATGATGTATTTAATGTTGTGATTTTAATTTTAAAGTCTTCCGCTATGATtttaaaaaaatggccggtgttacaaagaTCTTGTGAAGGAGTTATTCTGCTTAGTAATTATAACTCACCTTATTcaaatataaatttttgtctagtAAATCTGAATTTTGGATCACCAACGTCGCTAGTTAATACCGGATGGGTGACACAAACAACATATGTTGGGACTATCCAAATATATAAATCGGTGCAACCAGCACCAATGGTGGACTCTAATATGCATAGGCTTATCCCTGCAAGTGTGCAGGAGATAATACCATCAACCCGCGATACGCATCACCAATGTATGTGCAACTCAGCCCTACAGTTGTTAATGCTCCCCGTACCCCTTCTCAACAAACTCCCGGTTATACCAGAAGCACACAATACAATCCTTTTAACGCAGGGCAAACAAAAAGTTCAAATAGTTTATTATCTTTGTTGCAATAAGTAGCTCAGCAACATCTAGCTCCAACATTTGAGCAACCAGCTCGCGCTCAAGAGCTGCTAGAAAATCTGTTTTCCATAAGGCAAAGGCATATTGCAAATCATCTGTTCCCAGACGCACCAGTATTACCGCTAACATTAGGGAGCTATGAAGGGTTGTCAGACCCAAGTGATGTTTTCCAAGGATTTGAGGGAACAGCAAGAACGCATAGTTGGGGCGATGCGGTAGCATATCGCATGCTTCCTATTGCAAGAATATAGCACTTAAAACTATCACACATATAGGTAAATATCATATTCGTGTAGTAGAAGCTAATAGCAAGTCCTAGTTCGCTCCACGGAATGCATTCAAATTAGGAAtttaaactaataattattctagTTAAAAGGGGATTTTGAAAGAAATTTGAATTTAAACTAAATAAagcacaatttaaaaaaaaaaacaaacaaacaataaATCCATGAAGAGAATGGTATCCACTTAGAATCAATTCCTAGGCTATGATTGCTTTGTTAAACATTTTATAATAATTGATGATGTGGTGACACTGCAATTATCCGTCGATTTTCACAAGTATTTAACCTGGAATCTGTCACTATCCTAGATAAAAATTAATTCACCACTAGTCAAATAATCATGTAACTTAGTCTAGTTTTACTTTCATAAACCCTAAGCTAGACTGGTGTCCCGATTCTAATCACGCGATCAAATAACTTTTaactactcaagattataatctgaCATTAGGTTTGTTCGATGTCCTATTTAACCTCACAATTACATTAGCATACAATAGAAATTATCGCTAACGTCTAATTACACTGGTTTCCTACATATAATTCAACGAATCCTAAATTATTTGTCAATAATCTAGCAAAGTTCATTAATTAAATTAACTATTGTTAACCTAACCTACAAACTTACGATAAACTAATTAACATGCATAAGTAACGATGATTCTTCAATTAAACATAATCACGAGCAATTAAATCATATAAAATCATAAGGTAAACAATCCATCACCTAAGTTCAGTTATCTAAGTGGATACGAATAATTTAGCTACTCACCATTATGCAAaggaaagttaaaaaaaaaaaaagataaataatTCATACTCATTGTATTAATCAAAAGAGTAAAATAAATGTTACCTAATGATTACACGAGATCAAAATTGAATCCAAAATGTTAAAACCTTAAGAACAATgataaaaaaaaccccaaaattcGAACTTTGCTGCTCCAAAATTTGTAAATTAAGTGATAACTAATGGGGTGATTAAGTGGAGTAATTATAAGGAATAAAAATCTCGTCCAGTATGTCAAGATTTCGCAACCATGACCTTAAACTTTGCAACCGCGAAGTTAGGAAAATCAGATTTCGCACCCGCAATAAAAATCTCGCGGTCACCATTTGAGCTCACCAAATTATCCTTCGTTCTGATAATTTTGCACCCACAATAAAAATCTCTCACCCGCAATAAAAATCACGCGCCCGCAATTTAAACCTTGTGACCGCAATCGAAACCTCGCGGTCACAATTCCTTCATCGTCAGCACTTTCATGTTTTTCTTGTGTTGAAAAATCAATTAGTTGAATTAAAATTGATGTTAAACAAGTATGTTGAATGGTTGCATTAAGTGTGACTTCTCACATCTTGTAACGTATGACTACTAATGAcattttattgtcattattttccaCCCTTTTGATTCTcccctcaaatatatatatatatatata
The window above is part of the Rutidosis leptorrhynchoides isolate AG116_Rl617_1_P2 chromosome 1, CSIRO_AGI_Rlap_v1, whole genome shotgun sequence genome. Proteins encoded here:
- the LOC139855056 gene encoding uncharacterized protein, with translation MVIRFSCPYTSSQNGKAERKIRAINNIIRTILSQSGVPSNFWPHALQHATYLLNILLNKLLKNLSPTQLLYHRIPTYDHLRVFGCLCYPLIPSTKINKLQPRSTPCVFLGFPTNHHGYKCYDLSTKKIIISRHVIFDETSLLFASHTTNTSTYKAFTDTFNPIFYNSPPTNVPTTSPTPSSPIPNTTPGPNSQTSPLRDPTPSTDHAHNTPTDTYNITPSINSPSPTDTYNITSTSPASPTTSSTSNSPTVNTTQPTRTMTTCAMQGIDKPRVPFNLSASTSNLYPLPSNPKQALTNPNWHHAMTDEYKALVDNKTWILVPPTYACYSFYVDF
- the LOC139855060 gene encoding uncharacterized protein, with amino-acid sequence MEKSQYSFWSSLFKNHCRAYEVLDHIIPATSDASSSVTQTSPPHAQTPSWERLDAIVLQWIYGTISLDLLHTVFKEESTAQQAWDRLKGNFGPAIEEDHLVLQLVTGLNESYASLRSIISHSEKLPSFNEARSMLIHEETHTQKLAAQAASTDATTLVSTTGITNQSPHNNSSNRSSNNRGRGVYRGNRGRNSFGNRGRGRSYSGASSSGFNLGHNTIASNQQLGLLGTRPNANYASSVLSQPTDIDAAMHTMSLNPPDDNWYLDTGATSHMTNNHGDGNGLPIQGYGHTLLPSPPTRPLHLNNVLYSSHLIINLISVRYLSKDNNISIEFDPFDFIVKDFLKGTPITRCNSTGDLYPFQPSLMQAFSTHSAFSVSSSNLWHKHLGHPGANIFRSLSNINYIPCNPSNKNNICQVCVFGKHVRLPLYNSSNITHSPFDILHSNLWISPIVSHNGHRYYMLLLDDKTNFLWTFPLSNKSKVFFYLY